The nucleotide window GCCCAACCCCATCCAGCGACGACTCCTCAGTGATGGGGTGGTCGTCGTGCGTGCCGTACACCGCAGTCGAGGAAATGTAACAGACCCGATCGACGCCGTGTTCATTCGCCGCCCAGAGCACGTTTCGCGTCCCGTCGATGGTCGTCTCTCGGATGCGGTCGGCATCCCACAGCGGGAGCGCAGCAGCTGCGTGGACGACGGCGGTCGCCCCGCTTTCCTCGAGCGCGTCGGCGACGGATTCCTCGCGCCGGACGTCGCCTTCGATGAAGTCGATGCCGTCCGTGTCGTCCTCGGGTTCGAAGGGTTTGAGATCGAACGCGGTGACGTCCCACCCCTGATCGCGGAAGTACTGACACGTGTGTAGGCCGAGGAATCCGGTCCCGCCCGTGACGAGAACCGACCCGCTCGAGTCGTCGCTGGTGCGCTCACTATCGCTCATCGTGATGTTAGACTGGGTATCAGTACGGTGCCTCAATAGTATATCGGCGTTTCACAGGACGTACACGGTCCCTATTCTCGTCGAACGCGACACTCGGACCGGTGGCGTGATAGAACGACGGTCGACGGTGTCGCGCGGATTCGCTTTCCATTGCCCACTACAAGGAACGCGGCCATCAGCAATGCAGTGCTTTCCACTGCAACGGTCGACCTCGTCTACTGGCCAGTTCGCTCGGCACTGGTGCTCGAGCCGCTCGGACCGTCTTCGTAAACAGAGTCTAAACCTTCTTCACCTGATGAAAATTTGACTATAGCCAAAGCGCGGTTAACGTCGTTGTAAGCCGATAATTCGAACAAAGCAAGCCGGACCTTTTTGCTATCTTCTCTGGAGAGTGACAGAGATAGATGGCCAGCGCCCACAGCAACCGGAATCGGGTCGTGGTGACTGCCTCCGGGCTGGTAAAGGAGATGCGCCCCTGGCAATGGTACAAACAGAGTATCTTGCTTTTGGGGCTCGTCTTCTCCGGCAGTCTGTTCGATCCGGCCGCCGTCACGAACGTCACCCTCGGCATCGTGGCCTTCTGTGCGATCGCGGGGACGACGTACATCGGGAACGACATCCTCGACGTCGAGGAAGACCGCAACCACCCACGAAAGAAACACCGCCCCATCGCCAGCGGACAGGTCCCGATCACCGTCGCGGTGGTGTTTGCAGCCGTATTGTTCGTCGGCGGTCTCTCCCTCTCGTGGTATCTCGGCCCGTTGTTTCTCCTCGTCGTGCTCACGTACCTCGCCCAGAACGCGCTCTACTCCGTCTTCCTCAAAGACCTCGTCATCGTCGACGTGATGGTCATCGCGATCGGGTTCGTCCTGCGGGCGATTGCAGGCGTCGTCGTCATCGACGTCTATTTGAGCCCCTGGCTCGTCGTCTGCACGTTCCTCGGGGCGTTGATGCTCGCACTCGGCAAGCGTCGCCACGAGATGGTCGTCAGCGACGATCCGGCCGCCTCGAGGGCCACCCTCGCTGAGTACACTGAGGAGATCCTCGATCAGTTGCTCATTGCCGTCCTCGCGGCGCTGGTCGTCTCTTACTCGCTCTATACGTTCTTCCGCGGTGGGCTGTGGATGATGGCGACGCTCCCGTTCGCGTTCTTCGCGACCTTCCGATACCACTATCTCACGCACACCGAATCGCTGGGCGGCGATCCGAAGTTCCTCTTCGGTGACCGACCGTTTTTCATCAATTTCGTTGTCTGGGGCCTCGTCGTCGTCGCTGTCCTTTATCAGGTTCCGCCCCGACTGCTCGAGGTGATCGTGTGACGCCCAACTCCCCGAGCCATCCATGACACGTCGATACGACCTGCAGGTCCATACGGACGCGTCGCCCTGCTCGAGTACCCCACCCGAGCGCGTCGTTGCCGCGGCGGTCGACGCCGGCCTCGACGGCATCGCCGTCACCGACCACGACACGCTCGCCAACGTCGACGCCGTTCGGGAGGCCTCCCCGAGTGACCTCGAGGTGATCGCTGCGGTCGAGGTAACGACGACCGAGGGCCACCTTCTGGCGCTCGACGTGACGGAGGTACCACCGCGGAACGATCCGCTGACGGTGATCGACCACGTCCACAAGCAGGGCGGGGTCGCCGTCCTCTCGCACCCCTTCGACACGCTGCGGCAGGTCTACGAGACGGACCTCGAGGCGCTCGCGGCGGCCGTCGACGGCGTCGAGGCAATCAACTCCCGCTGTGTCCGCCGCCGGTTCAACGAGCGCGCAGCGACGTTTGCGGCCACCCACGGGCTAGCGGCGACCGGTGGCAGCGACGCACACTTCCCGGTGGAGGTCGGCCGCGCGTACACCTGTGTCGAGGGGGACGGCTCGCTCACCGACGCCATCCGCGACGGGCGCGTCCGACCGGGCGGTCGCGGCCGGTACCTCTCGGGCCACGTCGCGACGAAACTCCACCAGTTTCGCACCGCCTCCGCTCGCGCCGTCTCGAACCTGTCGCTGGGGCGATCTCCGTGACGATGAACGTCAAAGCCGTCGTCGACCGGAGTCGGACGGTCATCCGCGACCACGGCGTCTGGCTGACGGCGCTGCTGACGGTCGTCGTCTTCGCCGGCCTCGCCGCCTACACGGGCCTCGAGGACGTGACGAGCGCTCTCGTCGCGCTAGAGTGGACGACGTTCGGCGCCGTCGTCGGCCTGACGACCGTCGGTTACGCCTTTCGCTTCGCCAAGTGGCACTACTATCTCCGGCGACTCGAGATCGACGTCCCCCTCGGTGCGAGCGCGATCACCTTCTTCAGCGGCCTGATGATGGTCGTCACGCCGGGCAAAGCCGGCGAGGTCTGGAAAGCGTGGTTCCTGCGCGACACGCGCGGCGTGCCCGCGAGCACGGTCACCTCCGTCGTCGGCGCCGAACGCGTGACGGACCTCATCGCACTCTGTGCGATGGCCGCACTCGGGCTGGTGCTCTACAGTCGCTCGTCGCTGCCCGTCGTCGCCGTCCTCGGGGCCATCGTCGTCGGCGTCGGCCTGCTGCAGTGGCGCGCGGCGTCGCTCGCCGTACTCGACCGACTCGAGTCGGTTCCGGTCGTCGGCGACTACGCGACCGAACTCGAGCAGTTCTACGAGAGCACGTACCGCCTGTTTCAGGTGCGTCCGCTGGCCATCTCGACGGTGTTCAGCCTCGCAG belongs to Natronorubrum aibiense and includes:
- a CDS encoding PHP domain-containing protein encodes the protein MTRRYDLQVHTDASPCSSTPPERVVAAAVDAGLDGIAVTDHDTLANVDAVREASPSDLEVIAAVEVTTTEGHLLALDVTEVPPRNDPLTVIDHVHKQGGVAVLSHPFDTLRQVYETDLEALAAAVDGVEAINSRCVRRRFNERAATFAATHGLAATGGSDAHFPVEVGRAYTCVEGDGSLTDAIRDGRVRPGGRGRYLSGHVATKLHQFRTASARAVSNLSLGRSP
- a CDS encoding decaprenyl-phosphate phosphoribosyltransferase, translating into MASAHSNRNRVVVTASGLVKEMRPWQWYKQSILLLGLVFSGSLFDPAAVTNVTLGIVAFCAIAGTTYIGNDILDVEEDRNHPRKKHRPIASGQVPITVAVVFAAVLFVGGLSLSWYLGPLFLLVVLTYLAQNALYSVFLKDLVIVDVMVIAIGFVLRAIAGVVVIDVYLSPWLVVCTFLGALMLALGKRRHEMVVSDDPAASRATLAEYTEEILDQLLIAVLAALVVSYSLYTFFRGGLWMMATLPFAFFATFRYHYLTHTESLGGDPKFLFGDRPFFINFVVWGLVVVAVLYQVPPRLLEVIV
- a CDS encoding lysylphosphatidylglycerol synthase transmembrane domain-containing protein, coding for MNVKAVVDRSRTVIRDHGVWLTALLTVVVFAGLAAYTGLEDVTSALVALEWTTFGAVVGLTTVGYAFRFAKWHYYLRRLEIDVPLGASAITFFSGLMMVVTPGKAGEVWKAWFLRDTRGVPASTVTSVVGAERVTDLIALCAMAALGLVLYSRSSLPVVAVLGAIVVGVGLLQWRAASLAVLDRLESVPVVGDYATELEQFYESTYRLFQVRPLAISTVFSLAAWGLEGVALWIVLEGFGVEASVVIGLFVFGLGSVIGAISMLPGGLAAAEASMVGVLLTFGYPEAVAAAATIVIRVGTLWYAAVLGMVVFLTYKTTH